Proteins from one Gimesia maris genomic window:
- a CDS encoding carboxy terminal-processing peptidase yields the protein MKLNPPSKAASALSLCMVLLLGTAIFAQQATVSDSASDSTTAKRVCAMVSRFHISGKPINDEISQKLMKRFIKQLDPQKLYFYKSDIEAFEKDKTQLDDKLAVGDVNFAYESFDLYLKRLQERMEYAQQLVDVDHDFTVDESIIVDAKEQDFAKDQTEMNERWRKRVKYDLLNLVLEDTKLEEAREQLHKRYRNNLRTMAQTEKSEKLEMYLSSLTHCFDPHSSYMSPQTLEDFRISMELSLDGIGAALRSEDGFTVVAEIVPGGAADADGRLKPGDKIVAVAQEDGDFVDVVEMKLSKVVRYIRGKRGTIVQLRVKKEKNNAVETYELTRKKIELSTSEVKGKIIETGERLPGKTGRIGVISIPSFYRDFRGAQRGDENFKSTARDVRKVLYDFRDQGGVDGVVVDLRFNGGGALSEAIEVSGLFVDEGPVVQVKQMDGERKIHSDVEPGAVYTGPLVVVCNRLSASASEIFAGVIKDYKRGLIIGDTTTHGKGTVQNVMPVSNQMFSFLRGQDLGALKLTINQFYRVNGDSTQNRGVRSDIVLPSLIDNMDLGESFLDDAMEFDQTEVAQFAPVGMVNPQILDQLKQSSSKRIVADKEFKETQEEIDKYLQKKNQKTISLNEVTRRKELSSDKEKEKEDKKKEEEKAKKEAADKEIFKKDYYNDEILNITVDYMNVLKNMNTVQR from the coding sequence ATGAAGTTAAATCCTCCCTCAAAAGCAGCCTCTGCTCTCAGTCTTTGTATGGTTCTCCTTCTGGGAACCGCGATTTTCGCGCAGCAGGCTACTGTCTCTGATTCAGCCAGTGATTCAACCACAGCCAAACGGGTCTGTGCGATGGTCAGCCGCTTCCATATCAGCGGCAAACCGATCAATGATGAAATCTCTCAGAAACTGATGAAGCGTTTCATCAAACAACTCGATCCACAAAAGCTGTATTTTTACAAATCAGATATTGAGGCATTCGAAAAAGACAAAACCCAGCTGGACGACAAACTGGCAGTTGGTGATGTCAACTTCGCTTATGAATCATTTGATCTGTACCTGAAGCGTCTTCAGGAACGGATGGAATATGCTCAGCAACTGGTCGACGTAGATCACGACTTCACCGTTGATGAATCGATCATCGTTGACGCCAAGGAACAGGACTTTGCCAAAGATCAGACAGAGATGAATGAACGCTGGAGAAAGCGTGTCAAATACGATCTGCTGAACCTGGTTCTGGAAGATACCAAGCTCGAAGAAGCACGCGAGCAGTTACACAAACGTTATCGTAACAACCTGCGAACCATGGCTCAGACGGAAAAGTCGGAAAAGCTGGAAATGTATCTGAGCTCTCTGACTCACTGTTTTGATCCTCACTCCAGCTACATGTCTCCCCAGACACTGGAAGACTTTCGGATCAGCATGGAGCTCAGCCTGGACGGTATCGGTGCTGCCCTGCGATCTGAAGACGGTTTCACAGTGGTTGCCGAAATCGTACCCGGCGGTGCCGCTGATGCCGACGGACGCTTGAAACCAGGTGACAAAATCGTCGCCGTGGCTCAGGAAGATGGCGATTTTGTTGATGTTGTCGAAATGAAACTCAGCAAGGTGGTCCGGTATATCCGTGGAAAACGCGGTACCATCGTGCAACTGCGAGTCAAAAAAGAAAAGAATAACGCCGTTGAAACCTATGAGCTGACCCGCAAAAAAATCGAGTTGAGCACATCGGAAGTCAAAGGCAAAATCATTGAAACCGGCGAAAGACTTCCGGGTAAAACCGGCCGCATCGGCGTCATCAGCATTCCCTCTTTCTATCGCGATTTCCGTGGTGCACAGCGGGGTGATGAAAACTTCAAAAGTACCGCTCGCGATGTTCGTAAAGTCCTGTATGACTTCCGTGACCAGGGTGGCGTCGATGGTGTCGTCGTCGATCTGCGATTCAACGGTGGTGGTGCACTCAGCGAAGCCATCGAAGTTTCAGGCCTGTTTGTGGATGAAGGCCCGGTTGTTCAAGTTAAACAGATGGACGGCGAACGAAAAATTCACAGTGATGTCGAACCAGGTGCGGTCTACACAGGACCTCTGGTCGTTGTTTGTAACCGGCTTTCCGCATCCGCTTCTGAAATTTTCGCAGGCGTGATCAAAGACTACAAACGCGGACTGATTATCGGCGACACAACCACGCACGGTAAAGGGACCGTACAGAATGTGATGCCCGTCAGCAACCAGATGTTCTCATTCCTGCGTGGACAGGACCTGGGAGCACTGAAACTGACAATCAACCAGTTCTATCGCGTCAACGGCGACAGTACTCAAAACCGGGGCGTTCGCTCTGACATTGTACTGCCTTCATTGATCGACAATATGGATCTGGGCGAATCCTTCCTGGATGATGCCATGGAATTCGATCAGACCGAGGTCGCTCAGTTTGCTCCTGTCGGTATGGTAAATCCACAGATTCTGGATCAGCTGAAACAGTCCAGTTCAAAGCGGATTGTTGCTGACAAGGAATTCAAAGAAACGCAGGAAGAGATCGACAAATACCTGCAGAAGAAAAACCAGAAAACCATCTCTCTGAATGAAGTTACTCGACGCAAAGAATTGTCCAGCGACAAAGAAAAAGAGAAGGAAGACAAGAAAAAAGAAGAAGAAAAAGCAAAGAAAGAAGCAGCCGACAAGGAGATCTTCAAAAAGGATTACTACAACGATGAAATCCTGAATATCACTGTCGATTACATGAACGTACTCAAGAACATGAATACCGTTCAGCGTTAA
- a CDS encoding TetR/AcrR family transcriptional regulator, whose protein sequence is MNSTEAEEIPPKKVIRSHDAILKAAIAEFAERGVDGARIEAIARQAKFNKSLIYRYFNDKQGLFEAALQRKLEERNDSVEKIPKEISEVLQFYVKENMRDQNYVRVLLNEAQQNQGEPLIDNAWRREYYQNHIDRLKQSQAEGDISDEFDPVCLMLIFTALVFFPATLPQLAQLISGHKVDSDEFQVLWNNCLLALTRLMQPS, encoded by the coding sequence ATGAATTCGACTGAAGCCGAGGAGATTCCGCCTAAGAAAGTGATCCGTTCACACGACGCGATCCTCAAGGCGGCCATCGCTGAATTTGCAGAACGTGGCGTGGATGGCGCTCGGATCGAAGCGATCGCCAGGCAGGCGAAATTTAATAAATCGCTGATATACCGCTATTTTAACGACAAACAGGGACTGTTCGAAGCAGCCCTGCAACGCAAACTCGAAGAGCGAAACGACAGCGTCGAAAAAATCCCCAAAGAGATTTCCGAGGTCCTGCAATTCTATGTAAAAGAAAACATGCGCGACCAGAATTATGTGCGGGTTCTGCTCAACGAAGCGCAGCAAAATCAGGGGGAACCGCTGATCGATAATGCCTGGCGCAGAGAGTACTATCAGAACCACATTGATCGGCTGAAACAATCGCAGGCGGAAGGTGACATCTCTGACGAGTTTGACCCTGTCTGTCTGATGCTCATTTTTACGGCTCTGGTCTTTTTCCCCGCGACATTGCCACAACTGGCCCAACTGATTTCCGGCCACAAAGTCGACTCCGACGAATTTCAGGTACTATGGAACAACTGCCTGCTGGCTCTCACCAGACTGATGCAGCCTTCTTAG
- a CDS encoding aldehyde dehydrogenase family protein, with translation MGDTILHQQYATNSDQSKLDQALDELAATSRSEAGLSVARRIELTGQCLCCLSQVAREWVDLACEAKRIPRESTTCAEEVLAGPVSVARFLQVLLLSLKSIQSEGQPRLPASPKAKSGEQIRVPVFPTSGIYDSLVFYGLSAEAWLPEDIGAETLFDLTHLEQTENSALPLTLVLGAGNVSAIPATDVLTKILQDGERVLLKMNPVNDYLKTVFERSFTPLIDAGLLRIVSGDAAAGAYLVAHPAIDRIHITGSTRTHDAIVWGSDPEECRARKESNQPQLEIPVTSELGNVSPWIIVPGRYSEKQLQFQAENIAASIVNNASFNCLATKVIVTYADWPDRDRFLTMIEQKLQHIPRRYAYYPGAPERWQRFAGAEPDDRQYLPWKLIRDADPVQSSHLFQEESFVCVCAETALEAESDSDFLERAVEFVNRDVWGTLCATITVPDAFRQTDHATLDRCIGKLKYGAVGINHWPALNYAFMSTPWGGASGATLQDVVSGIGNVHNTYFLAGVEKTVLYGPLTLFPQPVWFPSHPNPEAVGWRLFDLYTKPSLGNLLRTGLTVALK, from the coding sequence GTGGGGGACACGATCCTGCATCAGCAATACGCGACAAATAGCGACCAGTCTAAGCTGGATCAGGCTTTGGATGAACTGGCAGCAACCAGCCGGTCAGAGGCTGGTCTGTCTGTTGCACGCCGAATCGAATTGACAGGGCAGTGTCTCTGTTGTCTGTCCCAGGTTGCTCGAGAATGGGTCGATCTGGCTTGTGAAGCGAAACGGATACCAAGGGAGAGTACAACCTGCGCAGAAGAAGTGCTGGCAGGGCCGGTATCGGTGGCCCGGTTCCTGCAGGTACTGCTACTCAGCTTGAAATCGATTCAATCTGAGGGACAGCCACGTTTACCGGCATCACCGAAGGCAAAATCAGGGGAACAGATTCGCGTACCGGTGTTTCCGACCTCGGGAATATACGATTCTCTGGTGTTTTACGGACTGTCCGCAGAAGCCTGGTTGCCTGAGGACATTGGTGCGGAGACCCTGTTTGACCTGACCCATCTGGAACAGACTGAGAATTCTGCTTTGCCACTGACACTGGTGCTGGGAGCAGGTAACGTTTCCGCAATCCCCGCGACTGATGTATTAACTAAAATCCTGCAGGATGGCGAGCGGGTGCTGTTGAAGATGAATCCAGTGAATGACTATCTCAAGACTGTATTCGAACGGTCATTTACCCCGCTGATCGATGCCGGGCTGCTCAGGATTGTCAGCGGAGATGCAGCGGCAGGCGCATACCTGGTCGCGCATCCTGCCATAGACCGGATTCATATTACCGGCTCAACACGGACACATGATGCGATTGTGTGGGGCAGCGATCCGGAGGAATGCCGTGCGAGAAAAGAAAGCAACCAGCCTCAGTTGGAGATCCCGGTGACCAGTGAACTGGGCAACGTTTCTCCCTGGATTATTGTTCCCGGTCGCTATTCTGAAAAACAGTTACAGTTTCAGGCGGAAAACATTGCCGCTTCCATCGTGAATAATGCGTCTTTTAACTGTCTGGCGACCAAGGTGATTGTGACTTATGCCGACTGGCCGGACCGGGATCGATTTCTGACGATGATTGAGCAGAAGCTACAACACATTCCTCGACGCTACGCTTATTATCCGGGCGCACCCGAACGCTGGCAACGTTTTGCCGGCGCTGAACCCGATGACAGACAGTATTTACCCTGGAAGCTGATTCGCGATGCCGATCCGGTTCAGTCGTCTCATTTGTTTCAGGAAGAATCGTTTGTCTGTGTCTGTGCCGAGACAGCACTCGAAGCAGAGTCAGACTCAGATTTTCTGGAGCGAGCAGTAGAATTTGTGAATCGAGATGTTTGGGGGACCCTGTGTGCCACGATTACGGTTCCAGATGCGTTTCGCCAAACAGACCACGCGACTTTGGATCGATGTATTGGTAAGCTGAAATATGGAGCAGTGGGAATTAATCACTGGCCCGCTTTGAATTACGCATTCATGTCGACTCCCTGGGGTGGGGCTTCCGGGGCGACGCTACAGGATGTCGTCAGCGGAATTGGGAACGTACATAACACTTACTTTCTGGCGGGAGTGGAAAAAACGGTACTCTATGGGCCGTTAACCCTGTTTCCGCAGCCGGTCTGGTTTCCTTCTCATCCCAATCCGGAAGCGGTGGGCTGGCGTCTATTTGATTTATATACGAAACCATCGCTGGGCAATCTGCTGCGAACCGGATTGACGGTTGCGTTAAAATAA
- a CDS encoding parallel beta-helix domain-containing protein, translated as MALYQWMTCCRAIALSVLILGCSLLHVAVLAGAEEKPAFKLEASTYTFSPGPEFQFEFQSRLIQAVPGDVLILKAGRYDLHSGLNLVTDNVTIRGEGHEKTVLSFKHQTDGSFGLLASGDNLVLENFAVEDTSHNAIKVLGAENVTFRGVRTEWTGGPKTTNGAYGLYPVQCKNVLIENCVAIGAADAGIYVGQSTDVVVRNSRAEANVAGIEIENTVNADVYENVVTGNTGGLLVFDLPGLPQKNGRQVRLFRNRIFKNNLANFAPEGNMVASVPAGTGILVMATDEVEIFENTIRDNRSFNVSVVSFLIFGKKMKDPNYDPYPEGVSIHDNKIQGGGMDPDGELGLILKSLVGTPLPEIVYDGVIDSRKLVDGKIPAEKSLRISNNGDVRFLNIDFGNLTPVNIATGKYQPETDASSFTGALPALNPVVLQPHGKPEPTKNKALQIYYDAPPKLSELGLFQGNGATQEPVNDVIPYELLTTLFTDYTSKHRFVRLPAGEKIRFQESGVLEFPVGSMLVKTFSYLKDQRDPGAGERLLETRVEFLKESGWYGYSYIWNEEQTDAELSLGGGEIDVSWIHTDGQVRSTRHLVPNANQCISCHSQNEKYVPLGPVAANLNRKNHYADGEENQLAYLTRKGLLQGTPALKEITKLPEFSEPRSGTVDQRVRAYLAVNCAHCHSPGGNARTTGLDLRFSQEDPARWGVWKNPVAAGRGSGGRSYDIVPGAPEKSILMHRLQSSDLAARMPNIGNRVIHQEAVDLIGQWISEMPVERSGSETP; from the coding sequence ATGGCGCTTTATCAATGGATGACATGTTGCCGGGCAATTGCTCTGTCAGTGTTGATTCTGGGATGCAGCTTGCTGCATGTTGCTGTTTTAGCAGGTGCGGAGGAAAAGCCTGCGTTTAAACTGGAAGCATCGACTTATACCTTTTCACCCGGGCCTGAATTTCAGTTTGAATTTCAGTCGCGACTGATTCAGGCGGTTCCCGGTGATGTGCTGATTCTCAAAGCGGGCAGGTATGATTTACACTCCGGTTTAAATCTGGTGACCGATAATGTCACTATTCGCGGGGAGGGACACGAAAAAACGGTGCTCTCTTTCAAGCATCAGACCGATGGCAGTTTTGGGCTGCTGGCCAGCGGGGACAACCTGGTTCTGGAAAATTTTGCCGTGGAAGATACCAGTCATAATGCCATCAAAGTTTTAGGGGCTGAGAATGTGACCTTTCGCGGCGTGCGCACGGAGTGGACAGGAGGCCCGAAAACGACAAACGGGGCATACGGGCTTTATCCGGTGCAATGCAAGAATGTATTGATTGAAAACTGTGTGGCGATCGGTGCCGCCGATGCGGGGATTTATGTGGGACAGTCAACGGACGTCGTTGTCCGTAACAGCCGTGCCGAAGCGAATGTGGCCGGTATCGAGATTGAGAATACGGTCAACGCAGACGTGTATGAGAACGTGGTCACCGGAAATACCGGCGGTCTGCTGGTCTTCGACCTGCCCGGACTGCCTCAAAAAAACGGGAGGCAGGTCAGGCTGTTTCGAAATCGCATCTTTAAAAATAACCTGGCTAACTTTGCACCTGAGGGAAATATGGTCGCTTCCGTCCCGGCGGGAACCGGAATTCTGGTGATGGCCACCGATGAAGTCGAGATATTCGAAAATACCATCAGAGACAATCGATCGTTTAATGTGTCTGTCGTCAGCTTCCTGATTTTTGGAAAGAAGATGAAGGATCCGAATTACGATCCCTACCCGGAAGGTGTTTCGATCCATGACAATAAGATCCAGGGGGGAGGCATGGATCCGGACGGGGAACTGGGATTGATTTTGAAGTCACTGGTAGGCACCCCGTTACCAGAGATTGTGTATGACGGCGTGATTGATTCTCGCAAGCTGGTTGATGGAAAGATTCCGGCTGAGAAAAGTTTGCGAATATCAAATAACGGGGATGTTCGATTTCTGAATATTGATTTCGGGAATCTGACGCCGGTTAACATTGCGACCGGAAAATATCAACCCGAGACTGATGCGTCATCTTTCACCGGAGCACTGCCAGCGCTGAATCCGGTTGTGCTTCAACCTCATGGAAAACCGGAACCGACAAAAAATAAGGCATTACAGATCTATTATGATGCGCCGCCTAAACTGTCTGAACTGGGTTTGTTCCAGGGAAATGGCGCGACACAGGAGCCTGTGAATGATGTGATCCCCTATGAGCTGCTGACAACGCTGTTTACCGATTACACTTCCAAACATCGTTTTGTGCGACTGCCTGCCGGAGAAAAAATCCGGTTTCAGGAATCCGGGGTACTGGAGTTTCCCGTGGGCAGCATGTTAGTCAAAACGTTTTCTTACCTGAAGGATCAGCGGGATCCGGGTGCTGGTGAACGCCTGCTGGAAACACGTGTTGAGTTTCTGAAAGAATCCGGATGGTACGGATATTCCTACATCTGGAATGAAGAGCAGACAGATGCTGAACTCAGCCTGGGGGGCGGGGAAATCGATGTGTCCTGGATTCACACTGATGGCCAGGTACGATCCACCCGGCATCTGGTGCCGAATGCCAATCAGTGTATCAGTTGTCACAGCCAGAATGAAAAGTATGTGCCCCTTGGTCCTGTCGCTGCGAATCTGAACCGGAAGAATCACTATGCTGACGGAGAAGAGAATCAGCTGGCTTATCTGACGCGAAAGGGGCTGCTGCAGGGAACTCCCGCGTTGAAAGAAATCACAAAGCTCCCGGAGTTTTCAGAGCCTCGTTCGGGAACAGTGGATCAACGGGTTCGTGCATATCTGGCGGTGAACTGTGCTCACTGTCACAGCCCGGGCGGCAATGCGCGCACGACGGGGCTGGACCTGCGTTTTTCGCAGGAGGACCCTGCCCGGTGGGGCGTCTGGAAAAATCCGGTCGCTGCAGGCAGAGGCTCAGGCGGTCGCAGTTATGACATCGTACCTGGTGCGCCTGAGAAGTCGATCCTGATGCATCGTCTGCAGTCCAGTGATCTGGCAGCGCGGATGCCAAATATCGGGAACCGGGTGATTCATCAGGAAGCCGTCGATTTGATCGGACAGTGGATCAGTGAAATGCCGGTCGAACGATCCGGTTCTGAAACCCCTTAG
- a CDS encoding GGDEF domain-containing protein, with the protein MTPVLATILSTLPNEILICFGGGLLIAASLGFAAGYALGKSTPVRNLRRAQKHLQNCYQHVKETLDTACTACSLLEKFPGTILTSDQTRELNSKRTSLLSLINRLVERKNTEPEKTPPVTKQEKKKPQDFPALQWAFQPEHSHLKLPDSSAFEANLDMLLLAGTSTENNSGLLLVQMNQHDQLKERFGIMAPIKFMKTLSRLIMHNVRDEDVICLWKSDTLAILFPAVEVDAGQICAETIRDAIRHHHFRLESNSPEVVVTASLAYLNCVPGDSAELVLERGLHALAQSQKQGRNQLIIQDSHSYEHKQAV; encoded by the coding sequence ATGACACCTGTTCTCGCAACAATATTATCAACACTGCCCAACGAAATACTGATCTGTTTCGGTGGGGGGTTGCTGATTGCTGCCTCGCTGGGTTTTGCCGCCGGCTATGCCCTCGGTAAGAGTACCCCGGTCCGGAACCTTCGGCGTGCGCAGAAACATCTTCAGAACTGCTACCAGCACGTAAAAGAAACGCTGGACACAGCCTGTACCGCCTGCTCGCTTCTCGAGAAATTCCCGGGCACAATTCTTACCAGCGACCAGACGCGGGAATTGAATTCCAAACGCACCAGTCTGCTGTCACTGATCAATCGACTGGTAGAGCGAAAAAATACAGAGCCGGAAAAAACCCCGCCTGTTACAAAGCAGGAAAAAAAGAAGCCGCAGGATTTCCCGGCTTTACAGTGGGCCTTCCAGCCGGAACACTCGCATTTAAAGCTGCCTGATTCTTCTGCTTTCGAAGCCAATCTGGACATGCTGTTGCTGGCGGGAACTTCTACGGAAAATAACAGTGGACTGCTACTTGTGCAGATGAATCAACATGACCAGTTGAAAGAGCGGTTCGGGATCATGGCTCCTATCAAGTTCATGAAAACCCTTTCGCGACTGATCATGCACAACGTGCGAGACGAAGATGTGATCTGTCTCTGGAAATCAGACACGCTGGCGATCCTCTTCCCAGCAGTTGAAGTCGACGCCGGACAGATCTGTGCTGAAACGATTCGAGACGCGATTCGCCACCATCATTTCCGACTGGAAAGTAACAGTCCCGAAGTCGTCGTCACCGCCAGCCTCGCTTATCTCAATTGTGTTCCCGGCGATTCAGCCGAGCTGGTACTGGAACGAGGTCTACACGCATTGGCCCAATCGCAGAAACAGGGCCGCAATCAGCTGATTATTCAGGACAGTCACTCCTACGAACACAAACAGGCAGTTTGA